Within Crassostrea angulata isolate pt1a10 chromosome 2, ASM2561291v2, whole genome shotgun sequence, the genomic segment CAAACTGTATATATGTATACTTAAGTCAACTTGTTAAAAGTTATTGAAGTCAATCACTATGCACATACTAAGAgatttaacaaattttcaatgataggggtatggtcatgattttggtcaaaaaatatattttcatttttaatgtttacaaggCTCCAGTAGGGCATTTTTAAttgtaaaccaaaatttcagtgtCATTTGCTGTGTTAAAAGCGAAATACAAAGCTCACAATTCTCTCatttaaacaaagcttttgtttacattttgaaggctgaagtaaaattttaaggttTAGACCTAAATTGAATATGATAAACGctacaaattatttatttatatacttaAAACAAATTAGAAGAGAGAAAAATCAGCTTAAATAAGAACTTTTACTGGTTTATTGCActactgtaaacaaaaacagggcacgagccttgtttacatgacaaagaattaggagccctgtatcttgcttataactttacgactcatactcaaattttggttgatcattagaaatgcatttctaaagcattttaaatgataaaagaataaaaataaaatttaactaaaattgtgaccatgtccctttaagtcCTTCTCAAAGCACATAGGATCTGTCAGTGATTATTTTAGTTTTCGTGGTGTTAAACAGGTGAGAGCCATGGACTCCCTTTGAATGGGATCACAACATAAGCCATTGCACAGTTGCAAAGTTAACATTCCAGAGAGTTGAGACTGTTTGTTTGATAATTGAGGGCTATACACACACACCCATACACACACACAGGAATGCACACATACCATAGGTGACCCCTACAGCGCTCTGTTCAATGACACGTCGCTCGAGTTCCGGTAGGTTGGACAGAGCCTCCATCATCTACAGAGAAAATTCCATATCTTATTGTATCACTCGATTTGACTAACTGtagaaaactacatgtacatgtcacgTTTATTTACTATGTCAACACATGTGACTTATGCAAAACAAAGcaatatgcaaaaataaagcCATCATAAagatacaaaaatgaaaaagtccataagtaggtccagatgcatccattcaagtttggtgagtataggacaagtaataacataaatataggatctgcaacaaaaactttaaccaggtctggACGCCGATGCCGGGAGTATGGCTCCGAGAGCTAAAAATCCATAATTGTATGGGTCTAGTTAAtagcatattttaaaacaaaacataattttgatttaactCACCACTTCAGATCCTCGCTCTGCCATCATGGTCTTCAGATCAGAGGCAGTAATCCTGTCTGGTACAGGATATTGTTTCTGAAGAAGGATGGGGCCTATGTCAAAACTGTAAATAAAAGGGACGAATAAACAACTTCAAATTTATGCAGgtttaaaaatgtgttaacTTTACCAAAATCAGtatatgtttttcatttcctgtTTTCTTAAACCTACATACAATAAATCAAGATGTTTCTTTTCAATTACAGATATTGCAaacataaaatgttgttttcatACAAGGCTTTTGAATCAACTTTCTAATGCAAAATTCAATCTTGCTTTctaaaacttgaatttaaaaTCTCAATCAAAGTCTTTGATACTTCAAAATCAACCTGCTGACACACAAAAAAAGAGTATCTGAATTCCTGCattaaatatgtataataataagtTATCCTTTCCTTTCCTACAATAAATCTTTCAATAATTGCCAGGAACTGAAATGgctaaataattgaaatatttttttcaaagctaCCAAGAGGTCATTTTTTAAGGGTGGAGTGGGGGTTGAGAAAATCTAACACTCACTGTTTTGGTCTGATCTCCATTATTGAGATCCCCGTCACCGTGTCGCCATATAAGATTGTGTGTTCTATCGGTGAGGCACCTCGCCATCGGGGTAACAGGCTCGGGTGGACATTCAATATACCACTGAAACAACAGGTACAACAcccaattaaaataaattactaCAAAGTTACTTAAATCAAcctaaaacaataaaacaagcCAGTTTCACAGGTTGTATCCTTATTCTTTTAAATtagtaaaaaatatcaatatacatgCACTCTGATACATGAACTTTTATTTGAGGAGAGTCAGCAGTTACCTGCAACACTTAGCTGGACTGTAGCTAGCTACCTACTAACTAACAGTAGCTAGCTACACAGAGCTATATAGCAAtctttgtagaaaaaaattctacttacTAAGGAAACATGTCAATGACCTTGGAGGGGATGAGGAAGCCGAATGAGGCCAGCACTCCCACATCATAGTCCAGGGGGTTGAGGGTGGGCTGCCAGTCTAGGATCCTCAGTCCCTGCTCCTGGGCGTACCGCCGCACGGGGACCTAGACCGATTAAAACAAAGACTGTAGTGTAACGGTATTTTGAAATGGTGGAGAAATCAGCCCACAAGAAGGCTATGCCTCAATAACATTAGCACCTGTTAGTTTAGCCAATAATTGTTCATAAACATGCTTTCAAAGACAGTTCATCCTGGGCAcatcaatgatttaaaatttgtaaattatatctAAGGAAACGGATTAATATATTATGTGATTACTCGTTTCTAAATCCTTGCTTGTGACATTGCATATTTATGTTGTACCTTGTATTCATAATAAACTATGGTATACACTAATAACATTAGCAACATGTTGCAATTCCTTTAAGATTTCTAGAGCTGTATCTATCAGTTAAAAAAACAAGTATTTTTAGGAGAttaggtttttttcttattcatcTCTTTAACTAGGTGTTCTTTATGTTCATTGTATAATGACAAAGCATTGACCGTGACCCTTTATTTAGATGTATACCCACCACTGTGTCCGTTCTGTTAGTAGCTACCACCTCCAGAGTGTCGACCAGTCTGTCACTGCCATTCTGTAACCTATAATGTTTGACCACACTGTTCAGACATGAACTTTTGGGgcttttactggtatatttcaCAACATACCATTTTTACTATTGATTCAACTTCATCGAAAAACCATAGCCAGTCTCCCAAACGCTTACCGTACTCTGTGCAAGAATGGCTGTGGGTTTTCGATGATAAGGATTCAAAGAAAATATCGCTAAAAAGGAACCAACCTAAGACAATATATATGCCTCAGTCTCATTTGTACcattgaaattataaattttaatttttgtaagtaaaaatATTCAAGAGCCAAATCTTTGTGTTCCATGttcttttgaaattcttttaatCCAAAAACATGACGCAAAAACTTTCTTTACCCACAAATAATGTCATAGCAATAACAACTCCtcatttaccatgtttacattGGGAATACTAATTATCATCTAGACTTAGTATATGTACTTggcaaaaattgaaaaataataataatgtgtgaACTTCTTAGCAAATACAATTGCATATATGCAATAGGGGACACCAAACTAGGAAATTGACTCcattttttagaaaacaaaatttgatcatATTAAGAAGATATCAactaaaacatgttttttccTAAAGAAATTTAGGCAAATTAAAGTAGATGCAGTTGGCCTGGGAACATATGGGGATTGATAGCATACCTATTTTCATTCAACGTCTTCAACATTTTCAGGGAGAAATGGTCTGTTCCAAAGAACAGGACTCTCCAGGGTGGACTGGGTCGGGGTAGGTGGTCAGACACGGACAATCTACAGACCGTAGATCTACCCCTTCTGTTCTGTTTATTTCCACTACCATCACTACCACAGGATGAAAAGTATTTCACTGAAAACCAATGCCaatttcttcttgtttttctccATATTAAAACATTCTTCAAATATGAGTTCTGTGGTACTAATGTAGTATTCACTGCTTGCAACTTTTGGTGCATGCAATACGAATTGGCTGATGAGCAAATGTTTCGTTGCTTTGACGTCCACTGCAACGCATGTGGAGCAACATGGCGAGTCTTTGGAATTGCAAACATTATGATAACAGAGATATTCCACTTAGACGCTACCTCAGTTGTTTACATCACTGAAGTTGTATGTGATGTATTGAACTTTACAGTCAGTACTTAACCCTGAAAAGGTAATTCAGTAACTGagtaaatatgaaacaaattagaaaaagaaatctGCTTCAACAGTTGTTGAAATAAATTACTGTAATTCATAAGTTGTTGTAATTTGCATGTCTAACTTAATTACGGATATAGTTTCATAATCACATAAGACTGAAGGAAATTCTAGCTAAGGTCGCCATTCAAGCCGACACTGCGTAAATACACATTAATGTTACTCGTcagttaaaaattattcaacCATACAATTATTACTTGGTTTATGATGAATGCATTCTTCAGAAGTGAATAAGGTTTCACACAAATGATGATCAAGTTTGCAGACCGCCGGACGAGCAGACAGTGCTGCAAAGTTCGAAACTTTTCTCGTCTCATTAATCTATGCCGAAGTAATCCGAGAGGAAAGTACGAAAATACAACAATCGAAACACATTTGAAGTGACAATTTAtattctaaaaagaaaaatatataatttattattcaggcacgtagcatcgtttttgaaagtgggggggggccagactcatccaaaaaatcttgacaagcaaaaaaaaaaaaaaaaaaaaaaaagaaggaaaattataactttttaactttcccaaaatcttcaaaatcctaatccgtggggggtggggggggggtggggggggcgAAGTATATAACTTCCATTTTACTCCTCATTTCcctttttcatatcaattttttaaatacccccaaaaaagtgggggggccaactccatgataaatctattttttatatgtaaattttaaaaaaattgttgctgccagaaaaagtggggggggggggccaggccccccctggccccccctgatgctacgtgcctgttattttcttttgaaaactaTTAAGAATAACAGGCTATTTATTCGGGTGATACTAAAACAAGTCCCACGGAGAAAACAAGTCCCACGTAAGTCCCACGGCAAATGCGGCTATATATCGATATAATTATGATTGATTATgattaaatgtgataaaataatcataattaacacaacataatatttttataagtttttatTACGGATTTATCGACGAAAAATCAAAGGTGTtggtaaagatagataactcgtACGTAGAATTCATACGGCAGCAGAAGAAATCTGTATACATGGTATAGGGCCTACCCGCCGTTTATTGATGgataattcaaattttctttcaccaaataaaatctaatagcaataaaaaatgactttatattcattaaataacaCAAACTAAGTAAAAGTTGGGTAAGTAGACAACTCCTACGCAGAATGCATTCACCGCCGAGAAAAGAGCACACCTGCCGCTTACCTGATGGGCGATcttaatgttttacttttattttctaacttaaaaaatgatcatattaatattgatgaaaaaaataccacatttattgattaacactcaataaattagtaaaaatcatgaaagtaaaaaaaaaattccgcaGAATCCATAAATCTAAACAActaattgctatttttttttattttatttattaaatttttttttttttggtatgttagtcttttatttcattgtactaaaaaatgcatagataaaattattaatttttttacgcaaatttagaaaaaaaaaagcgcgaatgacttaaaaataaagggaaaacTCTAACACAGAATTCTTACGACTGTGGATTTAAAATGCACGCCTGCCATTTATagttatgttattttatttgtaaattatttcagaTGGCTGTAAAGTTAACATTTTGCTTTATGATTATGTTCAGAAGAGAAGTTTACTTATTGCTgtgattaatttattatattacatgaaGTTGGGTGATACGAGTTTTATTTAGTCCGTATATCACTCCTTTTAAGTTTGACCCAGTTCTGTTCTCTCTAAgaactgtcatgttgtaaattttgaatttactgggtgggtttaaatacaaaatttacacatgttggaaattttgtatttacacccacccagtaaattcaaaatttacaacatgacagaacCATGCGTTCATTCAGAGTGttttttgggggtgggggggggggtattcagGTTTGTCGGGGGAGGGGGTCGGggcatatttttggtcattttacGATGAAAATTTacgaaatttgattttttttcggggggggggggggattccacCCCATCCTCCGAATCCCATCTAGATCAGCTCATGAAAAGTCTGTAAGTGGTGAAAATCTTCCTAAAAGTCAAAGAAAAAATCTTGCAtctcaaaaaaagaaaaaagaaaaaaaaagaatgatgaatgaatgaaaaatcgTGTGTCAAAAATAGAAACCAGCAGAGATCGTCATATTTTTCGAAACCCTTATGATAAAAGAGAAggctttgaaaacatgtataaatatgtaGTTGTTTGCTTGTCAATTTTCAGCAAGGAATCAAGCTAGCTGTTTTCTCGAGATTTCCATTATATTCTCCCAATTTATTCGGAAACCTATGGAAATCTATACATATGTTAAAAGTAACTTTCtactgaaataaatgttttcgaCTTCTAATTTTATCGAATTATTCATAATAACTGCTAGAATCACACAAGCGTATATGTATACaagtatgtatatttataaacatgcatttctttctctctttctttgtcTTCCCTCCTTCTTTCACTTCATCTCTTTCTCCGTCTTCTCCATccatctctgtctctctctctctttatttcTCTCTTCATGAACGGAAAAACCATACAAACATCGAGAGAGAAAAATACTTATATGTAGTTGAACCTGCGTTTAActgttctagtacatgtattttttcaatacaattaaaataagtGTATAGAGAAAACTATCAAGCAAACGGGATTGAATGTgtaggaaaataaataaatagctaTAGGACATGCACAAAAAATCTGTGCcaatatatcaatcattttcaaactgatagacacattttaatatttttgtagcgAGTCGGTAAGAGTTCCACTGCAACATTCACATTCTAAATGTTCGAAAAGCAAAATGTCATTCCGACAATTTTAATGAATCACACTGAACAGAATGAATCGAAGGTCGAGAAATGTTTTACGTTTGATAAAAACAGGGACGTATAATTATACTAAGTATATACGCCCCTGATAAAAAGAAAGTCAAGAATAATGCAAGAATAATGCATGGCTGCATTaccaaata encodes:
- the LOC128172164 gene encoding methionyl-tRNA formyltransferase, mitochondrial-like; translated protein: MFAIPKTRHVAPHALQWTSKQRNICSSANSYCMHQKLQAVNTTLVPQNSYLKNVLIWRKTRRNWHWFSVKYFSSCGSDGSGNKQNRRGRSTVCRLSVSDHLPRPSPPWRVLFFGTDHFSLKMLKTLNENRLQNGSDRLVDTLEVVATNRTDTVVPVRRYAQEQGLRILDWQPTLNPLDYDVGVLASFGFLIPSKVIDMFPYGILNVHPSLLPRWRGASPIEHTILYGDTVTGISIMEIRPKHFDIGPILLQKQYPVPDRITASDLKTMMAERGSEVMMEALSNLPELERRVIEQSAVGVTYAHKLSRRALYVDWENQSYSSIDRQRRALQEIEGLRTVFNNTKINLLDPCDFHALNSDPKLENSVLWKYGHPSAEVTPGSLFYSKPLKHLLVKCQDGWTGFGTIRIKKKLKAVDFHCGYLLENPDPRFKTVDNGIKFNLDLLSPRPLHSDTIPVDVREGWFTDLKVGHGG